The Rhododendron vialii isolate Sample 1 chromosome 8a, ASM3025357v1 genome has a window encoding:
- the LOC131336380 gene encoding uncharacterized protein LOC131336380, with product MALNAYHFLLGFLILRFQAFPLRNPLQIVQASPLCTQSSHAAKPSARTICGSRNSDFNTSMDVIGSEICPLAHDHMKEKVVNATSIIRQDLLSSETTTILW from the exons ATGGCACTCAACGCCTATCATTTTCTACTTGGATTCTTAATTCTCCGTTTCCAAGCATTTCCCCTGCGAAATCCATTGCAAATCGTTCAAGCTTCTCCACTGTGTACCCAATCAAGTCACGCGGCCAAAC CATCTGCTCGTACAATTTGTGGATCGAGAAATTCTGATTTCAACACTTCAATGGATGTAATTGGTTCTGAAATTTGCCCATTGGCACATGATCACATGAAAGAAAAGGTAGTCAATGCCACGTCCATCATTAGACAAG ATTTGTTATCATCTGAAACTACAACAATATTGTGGTAA
- the LOC131336228 gene encoding KH domain-containing protein HEN4-like, which produces MEGNRRPFFKERRPQFKKKGGSKKGKWHNSSREQSFGNSEASDTVYRILCYSKRIGSVIGKGGNRVKALREETQAKITVSDSVAGSDERVIIIHSPSTKKTHEKQNTDEDQNPATENEDYPMEPHCPAQDALLKVHDRIVEEDLVGGMEDGDENVMVTARLLVANNMVGCLLGRKGDVIQRLRSDTGAGIRVLPAENLPTCAMSTDELVQISGKPAIVRRALYDVSTLLHQNPKKDNPSMSFPLSQGGRGFHPIGPPIDDMPPRGNLQWSQRHYDSRDMPPMPWMGGYGDRPFEFGPDRFDRGPPMHGGEAPSEFSMKILCPVGKIGGVIGTGGSNVKQLETETGASVHVGDASAVLDERVIRVSSLEVLWNPRSETIDAILQLQNKTSEVSEKGIMTTRLLVPSTKVGCILGQGGNIINEMRRRTQADIRVFSKEDKPKSAADDEELVQISGKFGVAKDALVEIASRLRARYLRDGNAGAELSPVRPVKGFGPGGSLHSRGPDMFGPTRTGSSSAYEYVKGGGREYEFSGYPVPPSATRYSDVNSSMDVKMPYNAAVGTGGRNMSEIAGTRLKLQDPRSGGAECIVDIHGSSDHLNATQNIYQAFVASSGQNTNPPQDPYRNYYSQQSTYPQNHYVSTNPPPQAPYENMSTQQPTYQNMSSRQAPYQHVGPQGSYQY; this is translated from the exons ATGGAAGGGAACAGGAGACCTTTCTTTAAGGAACGCCGCCCACAATTTAAGAAGAAGGGAGGCAGCAAGAAAGGTAAATGGCATAATTCTAGTCGCGAACAGTCTTTTGGAAATTCTGAAGCTTCAGACACCGTTTATCGGATACTCTGTTACTCTAAGAGGATTGGTAGTGTTATTGGAAAAGGTGGAAACAGGGTTAAAGCTCTCAGAGAAGAAACCCAAGCAAAAATTACGGTTTCTGATTCTGTGGCGGGATCAGATGAGCGGGTGATAATCATCCACAGTCCATCTACAAAAAAGAcccatgaaaaacaaaacactgATGAGGATCAGAATCCAGCCACAGAGAATGAAGATTATCCGATGGAGCCACACTGCCCTGCTCAAGATGCTCTATTGAAAGTTCATGACAGAATTGTTGAGGAGGACCTTGTTGGTGGAATGGAAGATGGAGATGAAAATGTGATGGTCACGGCACGTCTTCTTGTTGCAAACAATATGGTCGGTTGCCTTCTAGGCAGAAAGGGAGATGTCATTCAGCGATTGCGAAGTGATACGGGTGCAGGTATTCGTGTTCTTCCTGCAGAAAATCTTCCTACGTGTGCTATGAGCACAGACGAATTGGTGCAG ATATCTGGAAAACCAGCAATTGTGAGGAGGGCCCTTTATGATGTTTCCACGCTCTTACATCAGAATCCTAAAAAGGACAATCCTTCTATGAGCTTTCCCTTGTCACAAGGGGGCCGAGGTTTTCATCCTATTGGTCCTCCCATAGATGATATGCCCCCTAGAGGAAATCTGCAGTGGTCTCAGCGTCATTATGATTCCCGTGATATGCCACCAATGCCATGGATGGGGGGATATGGCGACCGGCCTTTTGAATTTGGCCCAGATAGGTTTGATCGGGGTCCTCCTATGCATGGTGGGGAAGCTCCAAGTGAGTTCTCAATGAAGATTTTATGCCCAGTAGGGAAAATAGGTGGGGTCATTGGTACGGGAGGCTCCAACGTAAAACAGTTAGAGACAGAGACGGGAGCTAGTGTTCATGTTGGGGATGCATCAGCAGTGTTGGATGAACGTGTGATTCGAGTCTCTTCTTTAGAG GTTCTGTGGAACCCAAGATCAGAAACTATTGATGCCATTCTTCAGCTTCAAAATAAAACAAGTGAAGTCTCTGAAAAAGGAATTATGACTACAAGACTTCTTGTTCCGTCAACTAAGGTTGGCTGCATTCTTGGACAAGGAGGTAATATAATTAATGAGATGAGAAGGAGAACCCAGGCGGATATCCGTGTTTTCTCCAAGGAAGATAAGCCTAAATCTGCAGCTGATGATGAGGAGCTTGTCCAG ATATCAGGAAAATTTGGTGTTGCAAAAGATGCTCTGGTTGAGATTGCATCAAGACTTAGAGCAAGATATTTACGGGATGGCAATGCTGGAGCTGAACTGTCTCCTGTGAGGCCAGTTAAGGGATTTGGGCCTGGAGGAAGTTTACATAGTAGAGGGCCGGATATGTTTGGCCCAACAAGAACTGGCAGCTCTAGTGCGTATGAATATGTAAAG GGTGGTGGTCGCGAATATGAATTTTCTGGTTATCCGGTTCCTCCAAGTGCTACTCG ATATTCCGATGTTAACAGCTCTATGGATGTGAAGATGCCATACAATGCTGCTGTTGGAACAGGTGGGAGGAACATGAGTGAG ATTGCTGGAACGAGGTTGAAGCTCCAAGATCCTCGATCCGGTGGCGCTGAATGCATCGTTGATATTCATGGGTCTTCTGATCATTTGAATGCCACCCAAAACATCTACCAGGCCTTCGTTGCTTCTTCTGGACAAAACACCAATCCTCCTCAAGATCCGTACCGAAACTACTATTCTCAGCAAAGCACCTATCCACAGAACCACTACGTGAGCACCAATCCACCACCGCAAGCGCCCTACGAGAACATGAGTACTCAGCAACCCACGTACCAAAACATGAGCTCACGACAAGCTCCCTACCAGCATGTAGGCCCACAAGGTTCTTACCAGTACTGA